The nucleotide window TAGAGCACGAACAGCGGGTGCTCGCTGTCGAGGGCGGCGGCCTCGTGCTCCTCGCTCGCCGCCCCCACGGCGTCGTGCCACCACACGTCGCGGCCGGGCTGCATGGGCGCGTCGCAGCCCGCGCGGCACACCACCAGGACGTTCTCCAGGCACGGGGCCAGGGCGGCGGCCTCGTCGGCGTTGGCCTTGAGGTTCACGAGGGCGCCCCGGCGGTAGCCCGCGTCGGCGGTGATGAGCAGGCGGCTCTCGGCATCACGGATCCGGTCGGCCAGCGCCGACACCGAGAAGCCCCCGAAGACCACGCTGTGCGTCGCTCCGATGCGCGCGCAGGCCAGCATGGCGATGGCGGCCTCGGGAATCAGCGGCAGGTACAGGGTCACGCGGTCGCCGGCCTTCACACCCAGGGCCTCCAGCGCATTGGCGGCCTTCTTCACCTCGCGCAGCAGCTCGGCGTAGGTGTAGGTACGGACCTCGCCGTCCTCGCCCTCCCAGATGATCGCGCGCTTGTCCCCCAGGCCGCGCGCTACGTTGCGGTCCAGGGCGTTGTAGGCCACGTTGGTCTGGCCGCCCACGAACCAGCGGGCGTGCGGCTCCTGCCAGTCGAGCACCTGTTCCCAGGGCTTCATCCAGGCCAGTTCACCCGCGACCTCGGCCCAGAACTCGTCGGGGTCGTCGAGGCTGCGGCGGTACAGGCGGTCGTAATCCCCCCGCGACAGGCTGGCCCGCGAGGCAAAGTCGGCGCTGGGCGGAATGACGCGGGTTTCGTGCAGCATGGCAGCGATCTGGTCGTTGGCCTGGGTCATGGCGGGAACCTCCGGAAAGCAGGGCGGGGCTCGGGGCGGCAGGCGGGAGCATAAATGGGCCCCGGCCTGGGCCTCCTGGTTGTCGATTCCCTCACTCTAGCGCCCGCCTCCGGAGACATGACGCCGTGCTCCCTCAGCAGGCCGGAGGGGACGCTGGGAACTCGCTGGGCGATACGGTCCCCGCCCACTCCCAACCTTGGGATCATCGTACAACTCGAAGGTCTAGCGGGACCACTGCCGCGCCTCCAGCAGCTCCGGCACCGCCCCGAAGATCGCTGGGTCGGCCCTCTCACTGGCCCTGGCCCGCTTGCTCCAGCGCGACGTACAGATACACCGTCTCCCGGGGGTTCACGGCCTCGACCTCCGATGAAATCGGGAGTCTGTCGCCTAGCCTTCCCGCTACGCCACGGCGTTTCCCTTCGGCCATCAGCGCAGCAGGTCCGCAGGCATGTAGCCGGACGTGACGTGTAGGTCGTACCCGGCGCGCACGGCGTAACGGCCCCAGCCCAGCGCGGAGAGGCCCAGGAAGCCCCGGGGGTCGTTGAGCCGGTGGTCTTCCTGGCGGTGGTAGTAGCGGCCGTGTCCACGTAGCACGCCCACCAGCGCCGTGTTGACGTGTTCCTCCTCACCGAGAGCCAGCGCAGAGATCATGTCGTAGACCGGCACGATCAGATCGTCGACGTAGCTGTACTCATCGGGTCGCAGGTGGGCGTGACCGGTCAGTTCCAGGCCGCGCCGCACCGTTTCGGGCAGTTCCGGGGACTGGTGCCAGAGCTGCTGGGTGGCTGCCACCAGCAGATACGCGCACTCGGGAAAGGTGGTGGAACTGCGGCGGATCAGGTCCAGCGGCACGTCGCTGAGCGGGTTGACCACATCACTCTGATCGGTGGCGAGGGCGCAGGAAAACCCGTCCATCCAGCGGGCCACGGTCGTGCGGGACGTCGGCCCGGTCGAGACCTGAGGCACGCCCTGAAGGCCGAGCAGGGAGACGGGCACCGTCGCCTGGCCTGCGGGAAAAGCGGCGAGCCGGAACAGGGAGTCGACCGTGTCGGCAGCCAGCACCAACAGCTCCCGCATTTCCTGGGCAGAGCCGCCGCGCAGATTGAGCAGACCGGCTTTCTTGATCGCGTCGTCGGAAATCAGAGCCAGATCGTAGTCCTGAAATTTGACCAGGCCCGCCGCCTCGCTGGCGAAGTTCCGGTCGAGCTGTTTCAGTCTGTCCCCGAGGGCGTCGTACACAAACTCTTCCGGCTGGTGGCTGGCGACGTTCACGGCTGACCCGGACGCAGGATGAAGTCACTGGCCTCGATGCCCACCGACTCGTCCCCGCCGGTGCCCGAACGGATGGGGGCGCGCACTTCCATATAGGTCAGGGTACGGTCTCTGAGTGCCGAGTCCACGGCGTCCATGACCGCCGCATTGTTCCGGTTGCCCCGCATGATCTCGATGATCTCGTTCATGTATTCCGGCGTCCCCTGCTGCGCCCGGCCCGCGCGGGTCATCCGTGACCCCAGGGGGCTGCTGCCTCCCTTCGCCTCGATGATGACAAGGTGCACCTCACCGCTTTTCAGCGTGACGCACCAGACCTGATCGAAGTCGCCAGCGCGGTTGGGCTGGTCAGCCCCCCCATAGAGCCGCGTGACCTGCTCGGCGTCCGAGAACCTGCTCTGGATGTAGGATTCGGCGGCGTAATCCCCGAGCTGGGCGCTGTGCTTGTTGATCTCGTTGCGCAGCCGGTGCAGTTCCCCGAGTTCGGCTTCGGTCATGTTCAGGCCACGGTCGGTCAGGCCCTGTTCCTGCGCCCTGGCCTCAGCTCGCTGCCGGATCACCGGCTCAAGCTGTTCCTGATACGTCTTGACCGCGTCCTGACTGAGCTTACGGCCGCTCATCACGTCACGCACCCCGTCGGGCGTCGACACCTGTTGGCCTTGCTTGTCGGTGACGGTGGTGTCCTGAGGCCAGTCCAGGCGGGCCTTGGGGCCCTTCTGTGCCCGGATCAGCTGTCCGGCCGGTTCAAAGCTCCGGGACTGCGCATTGAAATAGAACTCCTCGCCCTCGTAGCCAGGATTGCGCCGCAGCACCGGCTCGCTCTTGCCGGGGGGCAAGATCCAGTGATGCCCGTCCGGAGCCGCGCCCGGCGTATCCCCGGGGGGCCAGTTCAGCTGCTTGGCCTTTTCCAGGCCCCTGGACACGTAGGCGTCGACCGCGTCGTCCACATCCCTCAAATGTGACGGAGTCGTCTTGGCCTCTTTGCCGAAGGCCTCGGCGTAATACCGGGCCTGGTCCCCCGCCTCGAGGTACTGACGTTGCCTGAGCGGCTGGTCCTCCAGGTGGGCCGCCTCCTGACGGTACCGGGCGGCCAGTTCCTCGTGCTTGAGCTGCTCATGTTCATACTGTCGCCGCAGCGACCCGGCCGGGGCCTCTTGACGAGGAAAACCGAACAGGTCATGCAGCCGTGCGCTGGCCTTGCCCAACGGACTGTTCTCCGCCCTCAGTTCACGTGCACGGCTCACATGGGCCTCAACCGATGCGCGGGTGGCGTGGGGACTGAGTTCTACCCGGGTCTGTCCTGAGGTATACCCCCTGACCCGCCCGGACTCTCCGCGCAGCACCGGATTGACCTCCGTACGCACCACCCCCCGCCGGTTGCCGGTCAGGTCGTTCACCACGTCGCCCGCGCGGTTGCCGGCGCGCTCGCCCAGGGTCTGCGCCCGCTCGGGCAGGCTGGGGCGTGCGCCAGTGCCTGCGGGGGCACCTTCGGGCGTGGCGGCGCGGGCATTGCGGGTCGCGACCCCGTGCGCGGCCACACCCGCCCCCGTGCCGATGGCCATCATCATCAGGGTCTCGGGGTTGGTCAGGTTCTTCAGGGCGTCGCCCAGGCTCATGCCGCCCATCACGTCGCCCATCACATTGCCGCCCAGGTCGAAGGTGGTGCCCAGCGCGAAGCCGGCCGCCTTCTGGGTCAGGCCACCCCCCAGCGCGCCCATGGCCCCCAGCTTGCCGATCAGGGCCCCGCCCGCGCCCCCCAACGCCCCACCCGCCGCGCCGATGAGGGCGGCCTTGCCCACCCCGTCGAAGACGCTCTTCTGGTATTTGGCCTCCATCCCGATGTTGTCCACGGCATTGTTGGCCATCTGGATCACGGCGCCGCTCGCCGCTCCGACAATGGCGCCGCCCACGATGGCCCCGATGGTTCCGGCCGCGGCCCCTGCCCCCAGGGCTCCGGCCATCGCGCCGACCGCCCCGATCACGGCCGGCCCCGCCACGACCGCCACCACGATGATCACGGCGACCATCAGGGCGATCTTCACCCAGGATTTCCAGCGCGGCTGAACCTGGGCCGCCGCCTCCTCGGCGTTCTGGCGGATCTGCGCGTCCTCGTTGGTGAAGTTGCCCTCCAGCGCCTTCCTCAGCGGCCCGACGGTCGCCTGGAGCTGGGCCGGCAGGCCACTCAGCGTCTTGCCGTAGAGGTCTTCGAGGCCCTGCGTGAGGCCCGCCAGGGTCTCGCCGCTCGCCTGTCCCTCCTGCTCGCTGCCCTGCCGGTGCGCCTGCGTCAGCTCCTGAAAGAGGGCCAGGGCCTGCGCGACCACGCCCGCCCCCGCCTGATCAAATCCCCCGGCGAGGCCCGCCGCCTGCTGCCCACCGGACTGCGCCGCCTGGCCCAGCGCCGCGCCCGCCTGCGCCGCGCCCTGGCTCAGTCCAGCACTCAGGCCTGCGGCGCTGCGGCCCAGTCCGGACTGGGCACGCTTCATGCCGGCGGCGACACTGCTCTGCGCACCCGCCAGCAGCTGGGCGAGCTGTTTGGGATCAGGCGCCTGCGAGGCGCGGATCTGCCGGTCGAACCCGGCGAGGCTGCGGTCGAGTTGCCCGGCTACGCCCTGAACGCTCTTCTGGAGGCCGGCCTGCGCGCTGCTGGCCTGCCGGCCGAGGCCAGCGGCCTGGGTCTGGGCCTGACGCGTGACGGCGGCCACGCTGCTGCCCTCCGCGCGGCTCAGGCTGCTCAGGGTGCCTGCCAGCTGCGTCTGGAGGGCGGCCGTCAGGCTGCGGTAGGCGCTCATGGCCTGCGTCCGGGCCTGGCGCTCGCGCGCGTCGAGGCGCTTGTGGCTGGCCGTGAGCTGCTCCTGAAGAAGCTTGAGGGTGCTCTGGAGGGCAACGTCGATGTTGCTCAGGTCCTTGCCCATCCCGCCGTCGGGTCCGACGAGCCGCTGGGCCTCGTCGTCGGCCTGTTCCCGGAATCCCGGCGCGTAGGCCTGCCCCACATCGCGGGCGGCTCCGGCGCGGGCCTTCCAGCGGTTGTCGGTCAACGGGCCATCCAGAAAGCTGTCGTTCTCGCCGGTCACGTTCGACTCGTACGCGCGGGCCTGGGTCTCGGCGCGGTCCCTGGCCTGGGCACCCACCGCGTCCCCGGCCTGGGCATACTGCGGCACCACCGCCTGATACGCGGCGCGCACGGCGGTCTTCTGCGCTTGAGCGCCGGTGCGGGCCTGTCCCGCCGCCTTGGTGTGCGCGGCCGTGACCTTGGCGCGCGCCGCGCGTGTGGCGGCCGGCAGGCCCGCGAGGGTCCGCGTGTGCTGCGCCGTGACCTGCGCGCGGCTGCTGGCGGCGCGCCCCGTGACACGGGCACGGCTGCGCGCGAAGTGGCCCCGCAGGGTGCCCTGCGCCCGGCCCGCTGCCGCGCGCACCTGCGCCTGCGCCCGCACCGCCCCAGCCTGAATCTGCCGTCCCAGCGTCCGGCCACTGGCCTGCACCGCCGCGACCTGTTGCCGGCTGCGTTTCAGGAACCCGCTGGCCAGCGCTCCCGCCTGCGCGTGGCGCTTGGCGGCGGCCTTCAGGGCAGTCTGGGGATTTACGCCCGCCCGTTTTAGGGCGGCCCGGTCGAGCTGCGGCTTGGCGAACCTGGTCTTGCCCGGCGCTCCCAGCATCACGGCCGCAGGGGTGACGGTCCTGGTTGCCTGTTTGGGAAAAGTGAGGACCGGCTTGCGGAGCTGCGCCGCGACGGTCTTGGGCGCCCTGGCCGGGGCCGGGCGGAGGGCGGCGGCCCGCCCGACCAGCGGCCTGGGTGTGGCCTTCCGGAAGGTGGCGAGGGCCTGCTTCTGGCCCGCCTGAAACGCCTGTACATGCTGCGCGCGGGCGATCCTGGGCCGCGCCGCGCCCGGTACCCGCCGGCTCCGGGACGTGACCTCCGGCGGCCGCGCGGGTGGGAGCCTGGACGCGGTTTCGGCGCCGGGTGGGCGCGGGGCTGCCGAGGATCCGGGCCTCACCATGTCCTTCCGCCGCTGCTCGAACATGCTCCACTGTACCCCCACCGGGGGAGGCCGCGGGCCACAGCCGAAACCGCCCCGGAGGGCGGTCTCCCGTGTCCCGGCGCGTCCCTCAGGCGAACTGGGCCAGCACGCCTTCCAGACGCTCCTTCTGCGCGCCGAAGTCGGCCACGCGGCGGCGTTCCTCCTCAATCACCTCGGCGGGCGCGCGGGCCACGAAGCCCTCGTTGCCCAGCTTGCCCTGCGCCTGCTTGATCTGCTTGTCGAACTCGGCGAGGCGCTTTTTCTGCTTGCCCACCCAGTCGGCGAGGTCCACCGTGCCCTCCAGAGGCGCCAGCACCGTCACGCCCCGCTCGACGGCGGAGAGGGTACGGCCCACAAGCTCCGGCACGAGCATCACGCGGGCAATCGCCTCGACTACGCGGGCATTTTCGGTCACGGTGGGGGCGAGGTCGCCCTGCACCGCCACGTCCAGGCGGTCCTGCGGCGAGAGGCCGAGTTCGCCCTTGAGGCTGCGGGCGCCGTCTACGGCCGCGCGCAGGGCGCTGAAGGCCCGCACCGCCTCGGCGTCGTGCAGCGCGGCGTCGGGGTGGGGCCAGCTGTGCAGCGCGAGCTGCCGACGGTGGCCCAGCGCCGTATACAGCTCCGAGGTCACGAAGGGCATGAAGGGATGCAGCAGCTTGAGGATGTGCTCCAGCACGCCCTTGAGCGTGACCAGCGTGCCGAGGTTACCCGAGGCCAGCGCCGGCTTGGCCGCCTCGATGTACCAGTCGCAGAACTCGTCCCAGGTGAACGTATACAGCGTGCGGATGGCTGCCCCGATGTCGAAGGCGTCGAGCTGCGCCGTCGCCTCGGCCGTCACGGCGTCGAGCCGGCTGATGATCCAGCGGT belongs to Deinococcus sp. Leaf326 and includes:
- a CDS encoding immunity 49 family protein, translating into MNVASHQPEEFVYDALGDRLKQLDRNFASEAAGLVKFQDYDLALISDDAIKKAGLLNLRGGSAQEMRELLVLAADTVDSLFRLAAFPAGQATVPVSLLGLQGVPQVSTGPTSRTTVARWMDGFSCALATDQSDVVNPLSDVPLDLIRRSSTTFPECAYLLVAATQQLWHQSPELPETVRRGLELTGHAHLRPDEYSYVDDLIVPVYDMISALALGEEEHVNTALVGVLRGHGRYYHRQEDHRLNDPRGFLGLSALGWGRYAVRAGYDLHVTSGYMPADLLR